The Caretta caretta isolate rCarCar2 chromosome 10, rCarCar1.hap1, whole genome shotgun sequence genome has a window encoding:
- the LOC125643856 gene encoding mesothelin: MDIRTFMSLKKDSVLNLTADDIKGLLGLNLEDLKKEQYNSPSKDWIRLQRQSELDKLGIGLTGGIPDGYISIPPKFEKPTSASLRTNVSTFHLLPALLLSFLLTSFLS, from the exons ATGGATATCAGAACCTTCATGAGCTTGAAAAAAGACTCTGTGCTG AATCTAACAGCTGACGATATCAAGGGCTTGCTGGGACTAAATCTTGAAGATCTGAAAAAAGAACAATACAATTCACCTTCAAAGGACTGGATCCGACTGCAGAGACAGTCCGAGCTGGATAAACTGGGCATTGGGCTCACTGGGGGAATACCAGATGGATATATCAGTATTCCACCCAAGTTTGAAA AGCCAACATCAGCCTCTCTGAGGACCAATGTCAGCACTTTCCACCTCCTGCCTGCGTTGCTCCTAAGTTTTCTTCTGACTTCATTCCTGTCATGA